The following are encoded together in the Bacillus sp. V2I10 genome:
- the ccpA gene encoding catabolite control protein A — protein sequence MNNITIYDVAREANVSMATVSRVVNGNPNVKPTTRKKVSEAIDRLGYRPNAVARGLASKKTTTVGVIIPDISSTFYAELARGIEDIATMYKYNIILSNSDQNRDKELHLLNTMLGKQVDGIVFMGGNITDEHVEEFKRSPVPIVLAASIDVNEVTPSVNINYEQATFDAVSMLIEKGHKRIGYVTGPMEEPINKQMKMNGYRRALTEAGITVDEDLITEGDYTYDSGLEAFEKINELSDKPTAIFAGTDEMALGVVHAAQDNGYVIPNDIEIIGFDNTKLATMVRPQLTTVVQPTYDIGAVAMRLLTKLMNKEEVENHIVELPHRIEIRQSTRA from the coding sequence ACAACACGCAAGAAAGTATCAGAAGCAATTGATCGTCTAGGCTATCGCCCAAATGCTGTTGCACGTGGACTTGCAAGCAAAAAGACGACAACAGTAGGCGTTATTATTCCTGATATTTCAAGCACTTTCTATGCTGAGCTGGCACGCGGTATTGAAGATATTGCGACAATGTACAAGTACAACATTATTTTGAGTAACTCTGATCAAAACCGTGATAAAGAATTACACTTGCTTAATACAATGCTTGGCAAACAAGTAGATGGCATTGTTTTCATGGGCGGGAATATTACGGATGAGCATGTAGAAGAATTTAAACGTTCTCCTGTACCGATTGTGCTTGCTGCTTCAATTGATGTGAATGAGGTAACACCATCAGTTAACATTAATTATGAACAGGCAACATTTGATGCTGTTTCCATGCTGATTGAAAAAGGGCATAAACGCATTGGCTATGTGACTGGTCCAATGGAAGAGCCAATTAATAAACAGATGAAAATGAACGGATACCGCCGTGCACTGACTGAAGCAGGAATTACCGTTGATGAAGATTTAATTACGGAAGGTGACTACACCTATGATTCAGGTCTAGAAGCATTCGAAAAAATTAACGAATTATCGGATAAGCCTACAGCTATTTTTGCAGGCACAGATGAAATGGCATTAGGAGTCGTTCATGCAGCGCAGGATAATGGCTATGTTATTCCGAACGATATTGAAATCATCGGGTTTGATAATACGAAATTAGCAACTATGGTTCGTCCTCAATTAACAACAGTTGTCCAGCCGACATATGATATCGGTGCTGTAGCGATGCGCCTTCTGACTAAACTGATGAACAAAGAAGAAGTTGAAAATCATATTGTTGAGCTTCCGCATCGAATTGAAATCAGACAATCAACTAGAGCTTAA
- a CDS encoding acetoin utilization protein AcuC, whose amino-acid sequence MKENIFIYSPLFQQYKFSQDHPFNQLRVELTYDLLNKMNALSDDELAAPRIATDEELALVHDQKYIDAVKKAGSGELDPKEALNYGIGTEDTPIFKNMHEASALLVGGTLTAVEHVMEGKAKRALNLGGGLHHGFRGKASGFCIYNDSSVAIKYIQEKYHAKVLYIDTDAHHGDGVQWTFYDDPSVCTLSIHETGRYLFPGTGNVTERGAGQGYGYSFNIPLDAFTEDESWIDAYRQSIREIAAFFKPDVILTQNGADAHFYDPLTHFATTTAIFKEIPKIAQEIADQYCGGKWIAVGGGGYDIWRVVPRAWAMIWLQMKQQTVNGPLPKEWIKRWQPEAPVTLPSIWEDSKDQYKAIPRKLEIEEKNAQTVEKALFPLRQNHGKDRKTLS is encoded by the coding sequence ATGAAAGAAAATATTTTCATCTATTCTCCTCTTTTTCAGCAATATAAATTCAGCCAGGATCACCCGTTCAATCAGCTGCGGGTGGAATTAACATATGACCTTCTGAATAAGATGAATGCATTGTCAGATGATGAGCTGGCAGCACCAAGAATAGCGACGGATGAAGAACTCGCTCTTGTTCACGATCAAAAGTACATTGATGCTGTCAAAAAAGCAGGTTCGGGAGAATTAGATCCAAAAGAAGCGCTTAATTATGGAATCGGGACTGAGGATACACCTATTTTCAAGAACATGCACGAAGCAAGCGCGCTGCTCGTCGGAGGTACTTTGACCGCTGTTGAACACGTAATGGAAGGCAAAGCTAAACGGGCTCTGAACCTCGGAGGCGGCCTGCATCACGGCTTCCGCGGAAAAGCTTCAGGCTTCTGCATTTACAATGACAGTTCCGTCGCGATCAAATATATACAGGAAAAATATCACGCAAAAGTTTTATACATTGATACAGATGCTCATCATGGAGATGGGGTGCAATGGACGTTTTATGATGATCCAAGTGTCTGCACATTATCCATTCATGAAACGGGCCGCTATTTATTTCCTGGGACAGGCAATGTTACCGAACGGGGTGCAGGACAGGGCTATGGCTACTCTTTTAACATTCCGCTGGATGCATTTACAGAAGATGAATCATGGATCGATGCCTACAGACAATCTATAAGAGAAATTGCCGCTTTCTTCAAGCCTGATGTCATTCTTACACAGAATGGAGCAGATGCGCATTTCTACGATCCTTTAACCCATTTTGCAACAACAACTGCCATTTTCAAGGAAATACCAAAAATAGCTCAGGAAATTGCGGATCAATACTGCGGCGGGAAATGGATTGCGGTTGGAGGCGGAGGCTATGATATCTGGAGAGTCGTCCCCCGGGCTTGGGCCATGATCTGGCTGCAGATGAAACAGCAGACTGTAAACGGCCCTCTTCCAAAGGAATGGATCAAACGCTGGCAGCCAGAAGCACCCGTTACCCTTCCCTCTATATGGGAAGACAGCAAGGATCAATATAAAGCCATTCCAAGAAAGCTTGAAATAGAAGAGAAAAACGCACAAACTGTGGAGAAAGCTCTATTTCCACTCCGTCAAAATCATGGAAAAGACAGAAAGACACTTTCATGA
- a CDS encoding acetoin utilization AcuB family protein: MIVEQIMKKDIVTLTPDATIAEAIKKMAEHRIRHIPIVAENDLLAGIVSDRDIKDASPSIFQLSENKEALNTPLKSIMKTDAITGHPLDFVEEISSIFYEHKIGCLPIIKHGKLVGIVTETDLLHTFVQLTGANQPGSQIEVKVPNVAGMLSEVSDVFRKSKVNIASVLVYPDKDERFKVLVFRVQTMNPMALIEELDKEGYTVLWPNIPGISS, translated from the coding sequence ATGATAGTTGAACAAATCATGAAGAAAGATATTGTGACACTCACACCTGATGCAACAATTGCAGAAGCAATTAAAAAAATGGCTGAACACCGGATTCGCCATATCCCGATTGTAGCTGAAAATGACCTCCTTGCCGGGATTGTCTCCGACCGGGACATTAAAGATGCTAGTCCTTCCATCTTTCAGCTGAGTGAAAATAAAGAAGCCTTGAATACACCTTTAAAATCAATCATGAAAACAGATGCCATTACAGGCCATCCTCTTGATTTTGTCGAGGAGATTTCCTCTATTTTTTATGAGCACAAAATTGGATGTCTGCCTATTATTAAGCATGGAAAATTAGTAGGGATTGTAACAGAAACTGATTTGCTGCATACCTTTGTTCAGCTGACAGGGGCCAATCAGCCCGGCTCCCAAATCGAGGTAAAGGTTCCAAACGTGGCGGGCATGCTTTCTGAGGTGTCTGATGTTTTCAGAAAAAGCAAAGTAAACATTGCCAGTGTTCTTGTTTATCCTGACAAAGACGAACGGTTCAAAGTTCTTGTATTCAGAGTGCAGACCATGAATCCCATGGCATTGATTGAGGAGCTTGATAAAGAAGGATATACCGTATTATGGCCTAACATCCCGGGGATTTCATCATGA
- a CDS encoding GNAT family N-acetyltransferase, with translation MEHPKTYNAKEIKTPYGPLIIEGPIKAEKLAGLEFHHDLVAFRQPEQQHKALIEIAALPEGRIIIARNRHTIVGYVTYLYPDPLERWSEGKMKNLIELGAIEVIPEYRGYSVGKNLLRVSMMDDAMEDYITITTEYYWHWDLKGTGLNVWEYRKVMEKMMNAGGLEWYATDEPEISSHPANCLMAKIGKRVDQDSIQQFDQLRFKNRFMY, from the coding sequence ATGGAACATCCTAAAACTTATAACGCAAAAGAGATTAAAACTCCTTATGGGCCGCTTATTATAGAAGGTCCCATAAAAGCCGAGAAACTGGCAGGTCTTGAATTTCATCATGATCTGGTAGCTTTCAGACAGCCTGAGCAGCAGCACAAAGCTTTAATTGAGATAGCTGCTCTGCCAGAAGGACGAATTATTATAGCCAGAAATCGCCATACCATAGTCGGGTATGTTACATATTTATATCCAGATCCACTGGAAAGATGGTCAGAAGGCAAGATGAAAAACCTGATTGAACTTGGCGCAATCGAGGTGATTCCTGAATACCGGGGCTATTCTGTCGGAAAAAATCTCCTGAGGGTTTCCATGATGGATGATGCAATGGAAGATTATATTACCATTACGACAGAGTACTATTGGCACTGGGATTTAAAAGGTACAGGCCTTAATGTGTGGGAATACCGGAAAGTGATGGAGAAAATGATGAATGCCGGCGGCTTGGAGTGGTATGCAACAGATGAGCCCGAAATCAGCTCCCACCCAGCAAATTGCCTGATGGCTAAAATCGGAAAAAGAGTGGATCAGGATTCAATTCAGCAGTTCGATCAGCTCAGATTTAAAAACCGGTTTATGTACTGA
- the acsA gene encoding acetate--CoA ligase: protein MRLEALPAAKGNHNLEDYAKAYENFDWAEAEKHLSWSETGRINAAYEAIDKHAESFRKNKVALYYRDPEREEKYTFKEMKDHSNKAGNILRQCADVEKGDRVFVFMPRTPELYFTVLGAIKLGAIVGPLFEAFMEGAVSDRLKDSEAKVIVTTPELLERVPFNDLPALKHVVLVGDNVHEDGPYIDFLTRMKTASKKLEIEWVEKTDGLLLHYTSGSTGKPKGVLHVHQAMIQHYQTGSWVLDLKEDDVYWCTADPGWVTGTVYGIFGPWLHGASNVIVGGRFKPEQWYETIQNYGVTVWYSAPTAFRMLMGAGDELVKQFDLSSLRHILSVGEPLNPEVVRWGMKVFANRIHDTWWMTETGAQVICNYPSMEIKPGSMGKPIPGVQAAIVDDQGNEVPPYRMGNLAIKKGWPSMMHTIWNNKEKYESYFMPGDWYVSGDSAYKDEDGYFWFQGRIDDVIMTSGERVGPFEVESKLVEHPAIAEAGVIGKPDPVRGEIIKAFVALRDGYEATDDLKEEIRSFVKKGLAAHAAPREIEFRDKLPKTRSGKIMRRVLKAWELDLPTGDLSTMED from the coding sequence ATGAGGTTGGAAGCGCTGCCAGCAGCAAAGGGGAACCACAATCTAGAAGACTATGCTAAAGCCTACGAAAATTTTGATTGGGCAGAAGCAGAAAAGCATTTATCGTGGTCTGAAACAGGAAGAATTAATGCTGCATACGAAGCAATTGACAAACATGCAGAATCATTCCGGAAAAACAAGGTAGCCTTATATTACCGTGACCCTGAAAGAGAAGAAAAGTATACGTTTAAAGAGATGAAGGATCACTCAAATAAAGCAGGAAACATTCTTCGTCAATGTGCAGACGTAGAAAAAGGCGACCGTGTATTCGTCTTTATGCCAAGAACTCCAGAATTGTATTTTACGGTGCTTGGAGCAATTAAGCTGGGTGCCATTGTCGGTCCTTTATTTGAGGCGTTTATGGAGGGAGCAGTGAGTGACCGCCTGAAGGACAGCGAGGCGAAAGTCATTGTCACAACACCAGAGCTTCTTGAAAGAGTTCCATTTAATGATCTGCCTGCTCTAAAGCATGTTGTTCTCGTAGGGGACAATGTTCATGAAGATGGTCCATACATAGATTTCTTAACAAGAATGAAGACAGCAAGCAAAAAGCTTGAAATAGAATGGGTAGAAAAAACAGATGGCCTGCTGCTGCATTATACATCCGGTTCCACAGGCAAGCCGAAAGGTGTTCTGCATGTTCATCAGGCAATGATCCAGCATTATCAGACCGGCAGCTGGGTTCTTGATTTAAAAGAAGATGATGTTTATTGGTGTACAGCTGATCCAGGCTGGGTTACAGGGACCGTTTACGGCATCTTTGGACCTTGGCTGCACGGAGCGTCAAACGTCATCGTAGGGGGCAGATTTAAGCCTGAACAATGGTATGAAACGATCCAGAATTACGGAGTAACGGTATGGTACAGTGCACCAACGGCATTCCGCATGCTTATGGGTGCGGGGGATGAGCTGGTGAAACAGTTTGACCTTAGTTCATTGAGACACATCTTGAGCGTTGGTGAACCATTAAACCCTGAAGTTGTCAGATGGGGGATGAAAGTCTTTGCCAATCGTATTCATGATACATGGTGGATGACAGAAACGGGTGCACAGGTAATCTGCAACTATCCATCTATGGAAATCAAGCCGGGGTCTATGGGGAAACCAATTCCAGGCGTTCAGGCTGCGATTGTTGATGACCAGGGCAATGAAGTTCCGCCATACCGCATGGGGAATCTGGCCATTAAAAAAGGCTGGCCTTCCATGATGCATACAATCTGGAACAACAAAGAAAAGTACGAGTCTTATTTTATGCCTGGGGACTGGTATGTTTCGGGTGACTCAGCGTACAAGGATGAAGACGGCTACTTCTGGTTCCAGGGAAGAATTGATGATGTAATCATGACATCAGGCGAGCGCGTCGGCCCATTTGAGGTCGAAAGCAAGCTTGTTGAACATCCTGCCATTGCCGAAGCTGGTGTAATCGGTAAGCCGGATCCAGTCCGCGGGGAAATTATAAAAGCATTTGTTGCTCTTCGGGATGGGTACGAAGCAACAGATGACCTCAAAGAGGAAATTCGCAGCTTTGTTAAAAAGGGACTTGCTGCTCACGCTGCTCCGCGTGAAATTGAATTCCGAGATAAACTGCCAAAAACTCGAAGCGGAAAAATTATGCGCCGCGTCTTAAAAGCATGGGAGCTCGACTTGCCGACTGGCGATTTGTCGACAATGGAAGATTAA
- a CDS encoding transglycosylase domain-containing protein, with the protein MDKFKTWYSKFMPYKHKTVKGFNITYGVVWNLMLIFFVIGLIAASFGGGLGAGYFASLVKDEPLRTYSSMKKDIYNYEETSQIYFSDSVYLGKLRADIERQEVKIDEISKHVKNAVIATEDEFFYEHDGVVPKAIMRALFQEVTNSSNRSGGSTLTQQLIKNQILTDEVSFDRKAKEILLALRLERFFEKEEILEAYLNVADLGRNASGRNIAGVQAAAQGIFGVDAKNLSLPQSAFIAGLPQSPFGYTPFTNRGEIKENLDAGTSRMKTVLRRMYAKGFISQKEYEEAAKFDLRKSLAKAKPSSIEQYPWLTYEIEERAADIILTQLAEKDGHKMDELKKNKELYAEYKALADRNLRQNGYKIHTTIQKDIYDKMKTIAESYEYYGSDKTEVKVDKDTGKKIQVQEPVEVGAVLIENKTGKIISFVGGRNHKREQVNHATDTPRSNGSTMKPLLAYAPAMESGAIQPGSVLADVPLQIGEWSPKNFDGRFHGFTSARYALEKSYNIPAIKSYLKVMDQNPLNYLKKMGITTISKNDGGPATSIGGLTNGITVEENVNAYATFANGGKFIDAYLIEKIETKSGEVIYQHKSKAVDVFTPQTSYLTIDMMRDVIKQGTGTAAKNYLSFSADWAGKTGTSQEYKDIWFVGTNPNVSFGTWIGYDTPKSVEKDYKGMSYSRRNILLWSKLMNAAHEVNPGLIAPKETFKMPGGIVQKSYCALSGDLPSAMCQQAGLVATDLFNAKFVPTKTDDSLTSGKYVYVKDRAYQVPPSAPSEFVQQGVMLKKEILQKHNLSSFSALKELLPNKTNWGNIVVTDGNQISDNGSAPSQVSGVRISGGRLSWNTSGDSDVIGYRVYAAGNFSKNFRKVASIPASKSLSASIGGSPAAYYVAAVDVAGKESPASATVTSGSYQAQKPATKPADPKPTDPKPAEQKPADPKPNDPKPAEPKPDPKPNDPKPAEPKPDPKPPEKPADNGEQTPPEEKPNG; encoded by the coding sequence ATGGATAAATTCAAAACTTGGTACAGCAAATTTATGCCTTACAAACATAAAACAGTAAAAGGGTTTAACATTACATACGGGGTCGTCTGGAACCTGATGCTGATCTTTTTTGTCATCGGTTTAATTGCCGCATCGTTTGGCGGCGGACTCGGTGCAGGGTACTTTGCATCATTGGTTAAGGATGAACCTCTCCGCACTTATAGTTCCATGAAAAAAGATATTTATAATTACGAAGAAACCTCGCAGATTTATTTTTCTGATTCGGTGTATTTAGGAAAGCTCCGTGCAGATATTGAAAGACAGGAAGTAAAGATTGATGAAATTTCAAAGCATGTAAAGAATGCCGTAATTGCTACAGAGGATGAATTTTTTTATGAGCATGACGGGGTTGTCCCTAAAGCGATTATGCGCGCCCTTTTTCAGGAAGTGACAAATTCCTCTAATCGTTCTGGGGGGAGTACACTTACACAGCAGCTGATCAAAAATCAAATTCTAACAGATGAAGTTTCTTTTGACCGCAAAGCAAAAGAAATCCTGCTTGCTCTCCGCCTTGAGCGCTTCTTTGAAAAAGAGGAAATCCTGGAGGCTTATCTGAATGTAGCTGATCTGGGCAGAAATGCTTCCGGCCGAAATATAGCGGGAGTTCAGGCCGCTGCACAAGGTATTTTCGGTGTGGATGCGAAGAATTTATCTCTTCCTCAATCTGCTTTTATTGCAGGTCTGCCACAGAGTCCTTTCGGCTATACCCCTTTTACAAACAGGGGAGAAATAAAGGAAAACCTGGATGCAGGAACGTCCAGGATGAAAACTGTTCTTAGACGCATGTATGCAAAAGGCTTCATCTCGCAAAAAGAATACGAAGAAGCAGCCAAATTTGATTTAAGGAAAAGTCTGGCCAAGGCCAAACCTTCCTCTATAGAACAATATCCATGGCTCACTTACGAAATTGAAGAACGCGCCGCTGATATCATCTTAACGCAGCTGGCTGAAAAAGACGGCCACAAAATGGACGAACTGAAAAAAAATAAAGAATTGTACGCAGAATACAAAGCCCTTGCTGACCGGAACTTGCGTCAAAACGGCTATAAAATTCATACAACCATTCAAAAAGATATTTATGACAAAATGAAAACCATTGCTGAATCGTATGAATACTACGGCAGCGATAAGACCGAAGTGAAGGTAGACAAAGATACCGGGAAGAAAATACAGGTTCAGGAGCCCGTTGAGGTTGGAGCTGTTTTAATTGAGAATAAGACAGGGAAAATCATCAGCTTCGTTGGAGGAAGAAATCATAAAAGAGAACAAGTTAATCATGCGACAGATACTCCCCGATCAAACGGATCGACGATGAAGCCCCTGCTTGCTTATGCTCCTGCAATGGAATCAGGCGCCATCCAGCCAGGTTCAGTACTTGCAGATGTACCGCTGCAAATCGGCGAATGGAGCCCTAAAAATTTCGATGGCCGCTTCCATGGATTTACAAGCGCCCGTTATGCACTTGAAAAGTCTTATAATATACCTGCCATTAAGTCGTACTTAAAAGTGATGGATCAAAATCCTCTTAATTATTTAAAGAAAATGGGAATCACAACTATCTCTAAAAATGATGGCGGTCCAGCTACTTCAATTGGAGGGCTTACTAATGGCATAACCGTCGAAGAAAACGTAAATGCCTATGCAACCTTTGCAAATGGCGGAAAGTTTATCGATGCTTATCTCATTGAAAAAATTGAAACAAAATCAGGCGAAGTCATTTATCAGCACAAATCAAAAGCAGTTGATGTATTTACACCTCAGACTTCCTACTTAACAATCGATATGATGCGCGATGTTATTAAACAAGGAACGGGTACAGCCGCTAAGAATTATCTCTCATTCAGTGCAGACTGGGCAGGAAAAACAGGAACAAGCCAGGAGTATAAAGATATATGGTTTGTCGGAACGAATCCAAATGTCTCGTTTGGAACGTGGATAGGATACGACACCCCTAAATCAGTTGAAAAAGATTATAAAGGCATGTCCTACAGCCGCAGAAACATTCTTTTATGGTCAAAGCTGATGAATGCAGCCCATGAAGTTAATCCGGGTCTTATTGCACCGAAAGAAACGTTTAAAATGCCCGGCGGAATTGTTCAGAAATCATATTGCGCACTGTCCGGGGATCTGCCTTCTGCCATGTGCCAGCAGGCTGGACTTGTTGCTACAGACCTCTTTAATGCGAAGTTTGTTCCGACAAAAACAGATGACAGCTTAACATCAGGAAAGTATGTTTATGTAAAAGACAGAGCATACCAGGTACCCCCTTCTGCTCCTTCTGAATTTGTTCAGCAAGGTGTGATGTTAAAAAAAGAAATTCTGCAAAAGCATAATTTAAGCAGCTTCAGCGCTTTAAAAGAACTGCTGCCAAACAAAACAAACTGGGGCAATATCGTTGTAACGGATGGAAATCAGATCAGCGACAACGGATCAGCTCCATCACAAGTATCCGGAGTAAGAATCAGCGGCGGGCGCCTGAGCTGGAACACGAGCGGTGATTCAGATGTAATAGGATACCGCGTTTATGCTGCCGGTAACTTTTCTAAGAATTTCAGAAAAGTAGCAAGCATCCCAGCTTCGAAAAGCCTGTCAGCATCTATTGGAGGTTCACCTGCTGCCTACTATGTAGCCGCAGTTGACGTAGCAGGAAAAGAATCACCTGCATCTGCAACGGTAACAAGCGGATCCTATCAAGCTCAGAAGCCGGCAACAAAGCCTGCTGATCCTAAGCCCACAGATCCGAAACCAGCTGAACAAAAACCCGCGGATCCAAAGCCTAATGATCCGAAACCAGCCGAACCAAAACCGGATCCAAAGCCTAATGATCCGAAACCAGCCGAACCAAAACCGGATCCAAAGCCTCCTGAAAAACCTGCAGATAACGGAGAGCAGACTCCTCCGGAAGAAAAACCGAATGGCTGA
- the tyrS gene encoding tyrosine--tRNA ligase yields MSELLNDLQFRGLINQMTDEEGLRKLLEEESVKLYSGFDPTADSLHIGHLLPILTLRRFQQAGHRPIALVGGATGLIGDPSGKKAERTLNTSDIVQEWTNKIKDQLSRFLDFDPSSENPATLANNFDWIGSMDLITFLRDVGKNFGINYMLAKDTVSSRIESGISYTEFSYMILQSYDFLNLYRSAGCKLQIGGSDQWGNITAGLELIRKSEENSKAFGLTVPLVTKSDGTKFGKTEGGAIWLDKEKTTPYEFYQFWINTDDRDVIKYIKFFTFLSHEEITALEQELTNAPENRAAQKALAEDMTKLVHGEESLEQAIKISQALFSGNIKELTGEEIEQGFKDVPAFTAEELEIGLIDLLVNAKISPSKRQAREDVSNGAVYINGERIQETDKVLGADDRIDGKFTVIRRGKKKYTLIQYKN; encoded by the coding sequence ATGAGTGAATTATTGAATGATTTGCAGTTCAGAGGATTAATTAATCAAATGACAGACGAAGAAGGTCTGAGAAAGTTATTAGAAGAGGAATCAGTAAAATTATATTCTGGTTTCGATCCGACGGCAGACAGCCTGCACATCGGGCATTTACTTCCGATATTAACTCTTCGCCGCTTTCAGCAGGCAGGACACCGCCCAATTGCTTTAGTCGGCGGAGCAACTGGCTTAATTGGCGACCCAAGCGGAAAGAAAGCAGAAAGAACGCTTAATACTTCTGATATTGTGCAGGAGTGGACAAACAAAATTAAAGATCAGCTTTCCCGTTTCCTTGATTTTGATCCCTCAAGTGAAAATCCTGCTACTCTAGCCAACAACTTTGACTGGATCGGATCTATGGATTTGATCACGTTTCTAAGGGATGTAGGAAAAAATTTCGGTATTAATTACATGCTTGCAAAGGATACGGTGTCTTCAAGAATTGAATCAGGAATTTCCTACACAGAGTTCAGCTACATGATTCTGCAGTCATATGACTTTTTAAATTTATACAGATCCGCTGGCTGCAAACTTCAAATTGGAGGAAGCGATCAGTGGGGAAATATTACGGCTGGACTTGAGCTGATCCGCAAATCTGAGGAAAATTCAAAAGCATTTGGATTAACTGTTCCATTGGTTACAAAATCAGACGGTACAAAATTCGGCAAAACAGAAGGCGGAGCTATCTGGCTCGATAAAGAAAAAACGACTCCTTATGAGTTCTACCAGTTCTGGATCAATACAGATGACCGCGATGTCATCAAATACATCAAGTTCTTTACATTCCTTTCTCATGAAGAGATTACGGCACTTGAACAAGAACTGACAAATGCACCAGAAAATCGCGCTGCACAAAAAGCACTTGCCGAGGATATGACAAAGCTAGTACACGGAGAAGAATCTTTGGAGCAAGCAATCAAAATCTCTCAGGCGCTTTTCAGCGGAAACATTAAAGAGCTGACTGGAGAGGAGATTGAGCAGGGCTTTAAAGATGTACCTGCATTTACAGCCGAAGAACTAGAAATCGGCTTAATCGACCTGCTTGTCAATGCAAAAATCTCTCCCTCAAAACGCCAGGCACGAGAAGATGTTTCAAATGGAGCGGTATACATCAATGGCGAGCGAATCCAGGAGACGGACAAAGTCCTTGGAGCAGACGACCGCATTGACGGCAAATTCACTGTTATCCGCAGAGGGAAGAAGAAGTACACGTTAATTCAATACAAGAACTGA
- the yhfZ gene encoding GntR family transcriptional regulator YhfZ, which produces MEIFESLLSKKGLILQKIAEDLLFIELNERIPKVGDFSERFNVGRGTVQTALKYLEQTGSISLEPKGHMGTFLRKKNIPSLFKYCGAERMTGVMPLPYSKKYEGLASGLTSQFEENQLNLSIAFMRGAKLRIDEVSKGRYDFALVSKFSAAEALKQDPDLSIALAFGSHTYVSKHAVFFSEKGNLEIKDGMKVGIDHNSTDQKILVKAETNEKQVEFVELNYMHLLQHLRAKTIDATIWNIDEIDSGLYNTIPLSSEIAKKEELNIGEAVCVIRKENKKAEYILQHLDLHEIKRIQSLVEKGDYIPKY; this is translated from the coding sequence ATGGAGATTTTTGAGTCGCTCCTTTCTAAAAAGGGGTTAATTTTGCAGAAAATAGCAGAGGATCTATTATTTATTGAACTGAATGAGCGGATACCAAAAGTAGGAGATTTTTCAGAAAGATTTAATGTTGGCAGGGGAACAGTACAGACAGCCCTGAAATATCTAGAGCAAACCGGCAGCATTAGTCTTGAACCTAAAGGACATATGGGTACCTTTTTAAGGAAGAAAAATATCCCCTCTTTGTTCAAGTATTGCGGTGCTGAAAGAATGACCGGAGTGATGCCTTTGCCGTATTCCAAAAAATATGAAGGGCTGGCATCCGGTCTTACGTCTCAATTTGAGGAAAACCAATTGAATTTAAGCATTGCTTTCATGAGAGGGGCTAAACTGAGAATTGATGAAGTGAGCAAAGGGAGATACGACTTTGCCCTTGTTTCCAAATTCTCAGCAGCAGAAGCATTGAAACAGGACCCGGATCTTTCTATTGCTCTCGCTTTCGGGAGCCATACGTATGTTTCAAAGCACGCGGTCTTCTTTTCCGAAAAGGGAAATCTTGAAATCAAAGATGGCATGAAGGTAGGAATTGACCATAATTCAACCGATCAAAAAATTCTCGTTAAAGCGGAAACAAATGAAAAACAGGTAGAGTTTGTTGAGCTCAATTACATGCATCTTCTACAGCATTTAAGAGCGAAAACGATTGATGCGACCATTTGGAACATTGATGAAATTGACAGTGGGTTATACAATACGATACCGCTTTCCTCTGAAATAGCAAAAAAAGAAGAGTTGAATATAGGTGAAGCTGTCTGCGTCATTAGAAAAGAAAACAAAAAGGCGGAGTATATTCTGCAGCATTTGGATTTACATGAGATTAAAAGAATACAATCACTGGTGGAAAAAGGGGATTACATTCCGAAATACTAA
- a CDS encoding PRD domain-containing protein: protein MKELFERLEILKSTDAITENAQIICHKTIDAYVSQTEAANYQMLITHLAMAVTRVERNEPLNAPPSSIMAEIYNSPNLVEAQRRVNWIESECSITIPKEEKEFLYMHFVTALTA, encoded by the coding sequence ATGAAAGAACTGTTTGAAAGACTCGAAATACTTAAATCAACGGATGCCATTACAGAAAATGCTCAAATCATCTGCCATAAAACGATTGATGCATACGTGTCTCAAACGGAAGCTGCTAACTATCAAATGCTCATTACTCATTTGGCCATGGCAGTGACAAGGGTGGAGAGAAACGAACCGCTGAATGCTCCGCCATCATCGATTATGGCGGAAATATATAATTCTCCAAATCTTGTAGAAGCGCAAAGACGAGTCAATTGGATTGAAAGCGAATGCAGCATCACCATACCAAAAGAAGAAAAAGAGTTTCTATATATGCACTTTGTAACAGCATTAACAGCATAA